In one window of Microbacterium maritypicum DNA:
- a CDS encoding SDR family NAD(P)-dependent oxidoreductase, with translation MNRSSVNRSVVVTGSGKGIGRAIAERLTADGWIVVGLERSPGSGTLEDGIVAEVVLGDAADRATHERAAAAARVRAPLAGWVNNAGITKRTPLHELDEDTVREVLDINGFGYIWGCSTAVSAFVDQGVPGAIVNIGSIHGRSSFTDHAAYEFTKGGIDALTRSVAVSYGALGIRANTVAPGGVRTPHLEAQIARAADPEAEERALAEGPPMGRIARAEEVAALTAFLLSDEAPYLSGQSIAVDGAWTASFGDIAIDPGLRERFQR, from the coding sequence GTGAACCGCAGCTCTGTGAACCGCAGCGTCGTCGTGACCGGCAGCGGCAAGGGCATCGGCCGTGCGATCGCGGAACGTCTCACCGCCGACGGCTGGATCGTGGTCGGGCTCGAGCGTTCCCCGGGCTCCGGCACGCTCGAAGATGGCATCGTGGCCGAGGTCGTGCTCGGAGATGCCGCCGATCGCGCGACGCACGAGCGTGCCGCCGCTGCCGCTCGTGTCAGGGCGCCGCTCGCCGGTTGGGTCAACAACGCCGGGATCACCAAGCGCACCCCGCTGCACGAGCTCGACGAAGACACCGTGCGCGAGGTGCTCGACATCAACGGCTTCGGGTACATCTGGGGCTGCTCGACCGCCGTCTCCGCCTTCGTCGACCAGGGCGTGCCGGGCGCAATCGTGAACATCGGCTCGATCCACGGACGCTCCAGCTTCACCGACCATGCCGCCTACGAGTTCACCAAGGGCGGCATCGACGCCCTCACCCGCAGCGTGGCCGTGTCGTACGGCGCCCTCGGCATCCGCGCCAACACCGTCGCTCCCGGCGGGGTGCGCACCCCGCACCTGGAGGCGCAGATCGCCCGCGCGGCCGACCCCGAGGCTGAAGAGCGGGCGCTCGCAGAGGGACCGCCGATGGGCCGCATCGCCCGAGCCGAAGAGGTGGCAGCGCTCACGGCGTTCCTGCTGTCGGACGAGGCCCCGTATCTGTCGGGGCAGTCGATCGCCGTCGACGGCGCGTGGACGGCATCGTTCGGCGACATCGCCATCGACCCGGGTTTGCGCGAGCGCTTCCAGCGCTGA
- a CDS encoding excisionase family DNA-binding protein, translated as MSAVRAQDTTVSPAPEQADQIATLLSFMEAHEAHRGGAPEPSFFLSGAGEHDRVELSEQLYTVLRQTAAALSQGQSVSISARDQELTTQQAGEILGISRPTVVQLIESGELPAHVPGTVRRKLYLSDVLSYRDEIQSRRNAFITESSARYGDADVDDISELLAEARKVR; from the coding sequence ATGAGTGCAGTACGTGCCCAGGACACGACTGTTTCTCCCGCACCCGAGCAGGCTGATCAGATCGCCACACTGCTCAGCTTCATGGAAGCACACGAGGCGCACCGCGGCGGAGCGCCGGAGCCGAGCTTCTTCCTCAGCGGCGCGGGCGAACACGACCGTGTCGAGCTCAGCGAACAGCTCTACACCGTCCTCAGGCAAACAGCGGCTGCATTGAGTCAGGGACAATCCGTCAGCATCTCCGCTCGCGATCAAGAGCTCACGACACAGCAAGCTGGCGAGATTCTCGGCATCAGCCGTCCTACTGTCGTGCAACTGATCGAGTCGGGTGAACTTCCGGCACACGTCCCGGGAACGGTAAGACGAAAGCTCTACCTCTCGGACGTCCTGTCTTACCGGGATGAGATCCAGTCCCGTCGCAACGCCTTCATCACGGAGAGCTCCGCACGGTATGGCGACGCGGATGTCGACGACATCTCGGAACTGCTCGCCGAAGCCCGCAAAGTTCGCTGA
- a CDS encoding PIN domain-containing protein, translating to MYKAVLDTCALVPGLQRDFLLQLAAERAYAPLWGTGILFELDYVLARIDSRRGINPKDSDHARTHLFETMQKAFPGATIDAPKDREYDYQLDDRDDGHVAHAAIMGKADAIVTNDEGAGFRTSRTLSDASIETLNPAEFATNTVAAHPQAGARALQQLSMRRATTTRAVLDELHDRYAMTGAHAVLFPLL from the coding sequence GTGTATAAGGCCGTCCTCGATACCTGCGCCCTCGTGCCAGGCCTCCAGCGCGACTTCCTGCTCCAACTCGCCGCAGAGAGAGCCTACGCACCCCTATGGGGCACCGGGATTCTGTTCGAGCTCGACTACGTTCTCGCGCGGATCGATAGCCGGCGAGGCATCAATCCGAAGGACAGCGATCACGCCCGCACGCACCTGTTCGAGACGATGCAGAAGGCCTTCCCGGGCGCGACCATCGATGCGCCAAAGGACAGAGAGTACGACTACCAGCTCGATGATCGCGACGACGGGCATGTCGCACACGCCGCGATCATGGGCAAGGCGGACGCCATCGTGACGAACGACGAGGGAGCCGGATTCCGAACTTCTCGAACCCTCAGCGACGCTAGCATCGAGACACTAAACCCGGCAGAGTTCGCGACGAATACGGTCGCGGCGCACCCACAAGCGGGAGCTCGAGCTCTCCAGCAGCTGTCGATGCGACGCGCCACAACAACTAGGGCGGTCCTCGACGAGCTTCACGACCGCTACGCCATGACCGGAGCCCATGCGGTCTTGTTCCCTCTCCTCTGA
- the dinB gene encoding DNA polymerase IV: MRGEATVLHADLDAFYASVEQRDAPELRGRPVIVGGGVVLAASYEAKARGVRTAMGGRQARELCPDAVVVPPRMDAYSAASKDVFAIFRDTTPLVEGLSIDEAFLEVGGLRRIAGSPEQIAARLRERVRAEAGLAISVGVARTKFLAKVASAVSKPDGLLVVEPDREEEFLLPLPVERLWGVGAVTAEKLHRYGIRTVGELAELEAATAERMLGKATGAHVHALARLRDPRPVDSTRRRGSIGSQRALGTRPRSAEELDLILTQIVDRLGRRLRDGDRVCRTVVLRLRFGDFSKATRSRSLRAPTDRTAVLLTLARTLLAAAHAEITARGITLIGISLSQLDHTDRVQPELPIDWGDEARLDTVLDTLRDRYGATSVSRAAQLGRDPGWSSPILSEHE; encoded by the coding sequence ATGCGTGGGGAAGCGACGGTGCTGCACGCCGACCTCGACGCGTTCTACGCGTCGGTCGAGCAGCGCGATGCGCCCGAACTGCGTGGCCGTCCCGTGATCGTCGGCGGCGGGGTCGTGCTGGCGGCGAGCTACGAGGCGAAGGCACGCGGGGTGCGCACCGCCATGGGCGGCCGACAGGCGCGAGAGCTCTGCCCTGATGCCGTCGTCGTCCCGCCGCGCATGGATGCCTACTCCGCGGCGAGCAAAGACGTGTTCGCGATCTTCCGTGACACCACCCCTCTCGTGGAGGGGCTGTCGATCGACGAGGCGTTCCTCGAGGTCGGGGGTCTCAGACGCATCGCCGGCAGCCCCGAGCAGATCGCGGCACGGCTGCGTGAACGCGTGCGGGCGGAGGCGGGACTCGCCATCTCGGTCGGGGTCGCGCGCACCAAGTTCCTGGCCAAGGTCGCCAGCGCCGTGAGCAAACCCGACGGGCTGCTGGTCGTGGAGCCCGACCGGGAGGAGGAGTTCCTTCTCCCTCTTCCCGTGGAACGCCTATGGGGTGTGGGCGCCGTGACGGCCGAGAAGCTCCACCGCTACGGCATCCGCACGGTCGGAGAGCTCGCCGAGCTCGAGGCGGCGACCGCCGAGCGGATGCTGGGCAAGGCCACGGGCGCGCACGTGCACGCGCTCGCTCGTCTGCGGGATCCGCGGCCGGTCGACAGTACTCGGCGACGCGGCTCCATCGGCTCGCAGCGCGCTCTGGGCACCCGCCCCCGATCTGCCGAAGAACTCGATCTCATCCTCACGCAGATCGTCGACCGGCTGGGGCGGCGCCTCCGCGACGGCGATCGCGTCTGCCGCACCGTCGTGCTGCGCCTGCGCTTCGGCGACTTCTCGAAGGCGACCCGCTCCCGCTCGCTCCGCGCGCCGACCGATCGCACCGCCGTGCTGCTCACCCTCGCGCGCACACTGCTCGCCGCCGCGCACGCCGAGATCACCGCCCGCGGCATCACCCTGATCGGCATCTCGCTGTCGCAGCTCGACCACACCGACCGTGTGCAGCCCGAACTGCCGATCGACTGGGGCGACGAGGCCCGCCTCGACACCGTGCTCGACACTCTGCGGGATCGCTACGGTGCGACTTCCGTCTCGCGGGCGGCGCAGCTCGGGCGCGACCCTGGATGGTCGTCCCCGATCCTCTCGGAGCACGAGTGA
- a CDS encoding SDR family NAD(P)-dependent oxidoreductase has translation MTARRALITGASSGIGTAAALELAREGAALWITYTGREAEALRVAEECRAAGAPEVHVSRLDLRERASIDALIAEVAAAWGSLHVLVNNGGVCPYTPYDDIEFDEWDMVLETNARGTFFLTRGALPLLRAAEGDRSVINIASIAGQVGALQTGIHYAASKGAILAITRSFARHLAPEGIRVNAVTPGPVASAITDQLQGAGREKLEAGIPLGAFGQPEDVAWIIASLASERARFITGATYDVNGGVRID, from the coding sequence ATGACTGCTCGCCGCGCACTGATCACGGGGGCCAGTTCCGGTATCGGAACCGCCGCCGCCCTCGAACTGGCCCGCGAGGGTGCCGCCCTCTGGATCACCTACACGGGGCGGGAAGCCGAAGCCCTCCGCGTCGCCGAGGAGTGCCGCGCCGCGGGGGCGCCCGAAGTGCACGTCTCGCGCCTCGACCTGCGCGAGCGCGCATCGATCGACGCCCTGATCGCCGAGGTCGCGGCCGCATGGGGCTCGCTGCATGTGCTCGTCAACAACGGCGGCGTCTGCCCGTACACCCCCTACGACGACATCGAGTTCGACGAGTGGGACATGGTCCTGGAGACCAACGCTCGCGGCACCTTCTTCCTGACCCGCGGCGCTCTCCCGCTACTCCGTGCCGCCGAGGGCGACCGCTCGGTGATCAACATCGCCTCGATCGCCGGCCAGGTCGGCGCGCTGCAGACCGGCATCCACTACGCGGCCAGCAAGGGGGCGATCCTCGCGATCACCCGCAGCTTCGCGCGGCATCTCGCCCCCGAGGGCATCCGCGTGAACGCCGTCACCCCTGGTCCCGTCGCGAGCGCGATCACCGACCAGCTGCAGGGCGCGGGCCGCGAGAAGCTCGAAGCAGGGATCCCGCTCGGCGCGTTCGGACAGCCGGAAGACGTCGCCTGGATCATCGCATCGCTCGCGTCGGAGCGCGCCCGCTTCATCACCGGCGCCACCTACGACGTCAACGGAGGAGTACGCATTGACTGA
- a CDS encoding PDDEXK family nuclease gives MPEPVKQWWARRQFSRGRAVPYDVGTYRAGWAAYPELVRQYHPELNHGIVLSQIPLAADVLLCWECAVGHRFAATPTEQRERPGQVRRRSAWCPECSALARPQPVVLGEARARPRAPRRPAPALCTKTPDLRAGTAFVSECAPRPASAAEGRLRTELGAVIDFDPTMNAVKVSRPFFRHTEVWPDIVFPELRIALEYDTVGRHGLEHVGKRQNADLRKDRALRAAGWEVIRIRTGKLEPLGPHDLALSSVSGKSIARILDELRVIRGALLVDAYLR, from the coding sequence GTGCCGGAACCGGTGAAGCAGTGGTGGGCGCGACGGCAGTTCTCCCGCGGTCGCGCTGTTCCGTATGACGTGGGCACCTATCGCGCCGGGTGGGCGGCGTATCCGGAACTGGTGCGGCAGTACCACCCCGAGCTGAACCACGGCATCGTCCTGTCGCAGATCCCGCTGGCAGCCGACGTGCTCCTGTGCTGGGAGTGCGCGGTCGGGCACCGGTTCGCCGCGACGCCGACCGAGCAGCGCGAGCGTCCTGGACAAGTGCGGCGCCGCTCCGCGTGGTGCCCCGAGTGCTCTGCCCTCGCCCGTCCGCAGCCGGTCGTGCTCGGCGAAGCACGCGCCCGCCCCCGCGCACCCCGTCGCCCCGCGCCCGCGCTCTGCACGAAGACCCCTGACCTGCGCGCGGGCACCGCGTTCGTGAGCGAGTGCGCCCCGCGGCCCGCTTCGGCAGCAGAGGGCCGCCTGCGAACGGAGCTCGGCGCGGTGATCGACTTCGACCCGACCATGAACGCCGTGAAGGTCTCGCGCCCGTTCTTCCGCCACACCGAGGTCTGGCCCGACATCGTGTTCCCGGAGCTCCGGATCGCGCTCGAATACGACACCGTCGGCCGTCACGGTCTGGAGCACGTGGGCAAACGCCAAAACGCCGACCTGCGCAAAGACCGTGCGCTCCGTGCCGCGGGCTGGGAGGTGATCCGCATCCGCACAGGGAAGCTCGAACCCCTCGGTCCGCACGATCTCGCGCTGTCTTCGGTGAGTGGGAAGAGCATCGCCCGCATCCTCGACGAGCTGCGGGTCATTCGTGGCGCGCTGCTTGTGGATGCCTATCTGCGGTAG
- a CDS encoding nuclear transport factor 2 family protein, which produces MTDRTARSALDTVQAQLDAFNAHDLDAFVATYAEDAVITGVAPEPVVGSAAIRAFYEPRLQNPELSCAIETSVLFGTRWVVAQEQVINAGVATETIATFDVVDGLIARASMLKA; this is translated from the coding sequence TTGACTGACCGCACCGCCCGTTCTGCCCTCGATACCGTGCAGGCACAGCTCGACGCCTTCAACGCGCACGACCTCGACGCGTTCGTAGCGACCTACGCCGAGGACGCCGTGATCACCGGTGTCGCGCCCGAGCCCGTGGTCGGCTCCGCCGCGATCCGCGCGTTCTACGAGCCTCGACTGCAGAACCCCGAGCTGTCGTGCGCCATCGAGACCAGCGTGCTGTTCGGTACCCGGTGGGTCGTCGCGCAGGAACAGGTCATCAACGCAGGCGTCGCCACCGAGACCATCGCGACGTTCGACGTGGTCGACGGGCTGATCGCGCGGGCCTCGATGCTCAAGGCCTGA